In the Pectinatus sottacetonis genome, TTTTGTGTTCTTTATATAATAAAAGAAATATACTGTCTATATTTAGGAGCATATAAACAGTATACTATAAGCTTTATAATAAAATTTTACCGCAAAAAAGTTTATTTGGTGGAATCATATCTATAAACACCATTGCCAATTTTACGTGGCGCATTTATTTCTATTTCCTTCAGCAGGTCTTTTTTATTATATTTAGTAAGATTATCTATAGCACGACGATATATATGGACTAAACGACCAGTATATTCTGGTGTGTAATCCTGTGCTTCAATACAAAATGAGGCAGCATTATTTAATTTATCAATATATGGCAGCAAACATAAATCATGGGCAAATAAAATATAGTTTCTGTCATACTGAGTACGTCTTATGGAGTGAATTTCAGAGGCGGTGTCTATAAAAGCATAATGTTTATTAAATGCTTCTGGAGCTGTTAGCTGGTTTTTACCCGTTTCTTCAGCAATAAAATCAAAATCGCAAATCATTGCTTCGATTGCTCCGTGAACAATTATTTCGATGGGAAGAGGACTGTTTTCTAGTAGAGAATTAACTTGAGCATAAGAAAGTTCCAATGATGCAGTTCCCATAACAGCACCTTCTTTTTGCAATAAAGAGGCTGCTTTGCTATTGAAGATGCTAAATGATACACCGCACCTAACAGGTAGGTTTGTTGTTTGGGCGAGTGCCAAAGTGCCCATATTATGTACGAGAATACCATCGGGGTTAATATCTGTTAAACTGGCGAATAACTGTTCCATTTCTTTTAGTTCACGTGTTTTAGTTATGCGCGGAGTAGAGATAACTAGCTGGCAATTTGCCTTTTGCGTAAGTTCACGGGCTTTTTTTATATCTTCAATAGTCCATGGTGTAAGAGGGCGGTATACATCGCCGCCAGCATATATAATATCAGCTTTGCCGGCACAAGCTTCCTTCACATGGTCAAGTGTAGCGCATCTTACTGCAAGAAGCGGTATATTGTTATTAACTGTTTGTGGAAAAACGGCTTTTGTAGTAAAAGCGCTTTCTTTTATAGCGTTACTAAAAAAACGCGGTTCATGTTTGCCTGATAAACCAATGTCAGCATAGGTCGGTTTACCTAAGGCAAAACAGGTAGAATATCCACGGACTTTTTTTATTTCCAGATTATGCCAGTCATTTTGGTTAATGCTGTATCCGGCAGGATCATGTATATATTTATCTATTGCCCGGCGATATATTCCCACTATTTGGCTTATAAATTCGGCATCACGCATGCGGCCTTCTATTTTGAAAGAATAAACACCTGATTGAATTAATTGTGGAAGGGCACGATACATACACATATCTTTTAATGCTAGTTTATAGGAAAATTTTTTAGCAACCATCTTGTCATTATTATCGATATCTTTTTCTTCAGCAAATTTATACTGCCAGCGGCACGGTTTCATACAACGGCCGCGATTGCTGCTGTTGCCGAATACAACGCCAGAGTGGAAGCATTGTCCTCCTTCAGCAATACACATATCACCATGTATGAAGTACTCTAGTTCAATAGCACTTTTTTCTTTTAATAAACGTATTTCATTAAGACTCATTTCACGGCTGGCAACAACGCGGCTGATACCATATTGTTTAAATTTGTCAATCATTAAAGAATTATGTGTATTCATCATTATTGATGAATGTAAATTTAGATCTAGTCCTAATTCCCTTATAAGTTCTATCACGGCAAAATCCTGAACAATAAGTGCATCAGGACGAATGTCGTCATTGAGCAATTTCAAATACTCTGTGAGGGCAGGAATTTCTTCTTCACTTATGAGGTTGTTTAATGTCAAGTATACTTTGACATCATGGGAATGAACATACTTTACAGCTTTTTTTAATGTATTGTTGTCAAAATTAAAATCATTACGGAACATCCGCATATTAAAAGCTTTTCCGCCTAGATAAACAGCATCTGCGCCAGCATTTACTGCTGCTTGTAATGTATCCCATTTGCCAACAGGAGCTAAAAGTTCAATAGATTTTTTATTAAGTAACATAAAATAGTAGATACCATCCTTATAAAAGATTGTTTATCTTTCAAAAATACCTTCAGCTGAGAAGTAAATGAAAGATAATATTATTTCATAAAAAACTATCTTTACATTATAACACTAAATGTCAATTATATTAAAAGTTAGTTTAATATAACATTATATAGCAATTATACAATATTATAATTAAAATTACATATGATTTTATCAAGTTTATATAAATTATTCATATCGCAGTGCATCTATAGGGTTTAATTTAGCTGCTTTACGGGCGGGATATATACCGAAAAATAGACCAATGCCGACTGAGAAGAAAAATGATAATAAAATAGGCCCAACCGTTATGACTGTGGCAAATCCACCAAATTTTGATATGGCAGCGGCAGTACCACAGCCAAGCACGATGCCGATTAGTCCACCTATTACGCTCACTATTATTGATTCGATTAAAAACTGCAGCATTATATCGTTGAATGTTGCACCTAACGCCTTGCGTATTCCTATTTCACGCGTGCGTTCTGTTACGGAAACTATCATTATATTCATGATTCCTATACCGCCTACCAATAGAGAAATAGCAGCAATACTTCCCAGGAGCAGTGTTATCATAGTTGTAGTATTATTCATTGTTTCCATAATACTTGTAAGATTTCTTACTTGAAAATCATCATTGACGGGATTTTTTATATGATGACGCTGCCGCAATAATGTTTCTATTTGCTGCTGTACCATATCAATTTTGTCTGCAGAAGAAACTTGTATGTCGATTATTCTTATACTGGTTACAGCCATTAATCTTTCCATGGCTGTTGTCACTGGAATCAGTACGCAGTCATCCTGATCTTGGCCTATAGTGGATTGTCCCTTACTCTCCAGGACTCCGATTACTTTATAAGGATCGTTATTGATACGAATATTTTTACCAACAGGATTATCACTGCCAAACAAATTAGTGGCTACTGTTGTGCCTATTACAGCGATACGTGAGCGTGTATTAAGATCATTTTTAGTGATAAAAGAACCGCTTTTCACAGTAAGTGAACGTATTGACATATATGCGGGAGTAATACCATAGACGACAGTATTCCAATTTTGCCGGCCATTTATAATTTGATAAGATCTTTGTACCATAGGAGTAAGGAAATCAATGTTCTTGATTCTTTTTTTTATAGCACTGGCATCATCAAGCTTTAAATTTTCACCACTTCCGGCAGCTTGTCTAACGCCATTAACCCGGGGGGCACCGGCCGTAACAATCAGCATATTACTACCAAGGCTAGCTATGGAGTCCTGTATTTGTTTTTTTATGCCCATACCGATGGAAACCATTGTTATAACAGCACTTACGCCAATAATTATTCCGAGCATAGTAAGGATAGAACGCAGTTTATTTACTGTCAGGCTTTTAAGAGCAATTATTACACTTTCTTTAAACAATAGTTATCTTTTCCTCCTGGTAGTTTATATATGAAAAATTTATAACTAGTGTAGTGGAACATTGGTAAATATCATTTTATAAAATTTTTTATAATAATTCCATAAAAAATAAAATAACCTTGGCTATAAGAAAATTAATACAGTATATAAAGTTAATAAAACATAATACTAAAAATAATCATGCCATTATACTAGTATATTTTAAAAGGGACCATTATGGTGTGAAGATGTGTTGGTTACTGCCTTTTTAGCAGTATATTGTAATGAGATTTTATCACCGGCAATAAGTCCACTGGTAATCTCAACATAATCATCACTGTAAATACCAGTCTGTATATATTTATTTTGTGTAGTACCGTTTTTATTTACAAGAATAACATAGGAACCTTTGCTATCGGTTTTCAAGGCAGAAAGAGGTATGGCAAGTACGTTATTTTTATTGGCTGTAGTTATTTCTACCCGGGCAGTCATGGAGGGCTTTAATAGTCCCTGAGGATCATTAACAGCCAAGGTAACATAGTAATATATTACTGAAGAAGATGATGAGGAGGATGAACTGGAGGAAGTATCCCAGGTATTATTAGTATCGGTTTGAGAGATTTTAGCTACTCTACCAGTAAATTTTTTATCTGTATAAGCGTCAACGGTAAATACAGCTGATTGACCTAACTGTATTTTTCCGATGTCTGTTTCATCAACTTTAGCCAATATTTGTTTTTTTGATAAATCGGCAATGCGCATTATAATTGTTGGATTGCTTGTACCCTGTACAGCCATTGTACCAGGAGTCTTAGGTTCACCAACGACTACACCGTTTATGGGAGTTGTAATTACAGTTTCATCCAAATCGGATTTTGTGACTTCCATATCACTTTTAGCCGTAGCATATTTATACTGGGCATCTTCTAAATCTTCTTTTGATTTGGCACCAATTGAATATAAATATTTTGTACGATTATATTTGGACAGAGTATTATTTACGGTTTCCTGGGCTTTTATGAGTTCGTTTTCTAAATCTTTGCCATCTAAGACAGCAACAGTCTGTCCTTTTTTTACATTATCATTTTCTTTTACTAAAACGTTTTTAATTCGTGCAGTTATTTTAGAACTTATTTCCACCGATTCTAAAGGTTTTATTGTTCCTGTAGCAGATACTGTGGATTGCAGATTCATCTTTTTTACAGTGTAAAGTTCACCTGATGTTTTCGGTTTTTGCGCTGCATGGTGTATCTGCCAATATTTATAGCTGCCAAAACATAAAATTATCAATAATAAAATACATGCAGCAACGGTTTTTTTAGTTAAATATTTTTTCATTCATTGTCCTCCACACTTATACCCATAGCGTTTTTTAATTGTGCTTTGTCACGAGCATAATCATATTGTGCACTTATTTGATTAAGTCTGGCAGTTGATAAGGCAAGTTGTGCATCAATGATATCCAATATTATTCCGGCGCCAACACGGTATTTTTCCTGTGCGATAAATAGGTCTTCTTCTGCCTGATCTATAGCTGTCTGTGTTGAATTGAATCTTTTCTTTGCTTCGTTCATATTCAGATATGCCTGACGAACTTCTAAGTCAATGTCATCAGCTTTTTCCTGCAATGCGAGCTGTTTTTGTTCAAGAACAGACTGCGCTGAATTTATACTTGATTTAGTAAGACCGTTGTCAAAAACATCCCAACTTGCAGCAATGCCGACTGTGTAATCATGATCTCGTTCTGTCGGAGTGGGTTGATTAGTCCAGTCAGTGCTTATAGAAGCATTTACTGTTGGTTTGTAATCAGTTTTTGCTAATTCAATATTTTTCTGTGCAATATTGCAGTCTATTTTTGCCTGTTCTAGATCCTTACGATGTTTGGCAGCATAAAGCAGGCAGTAGGAAAGTGGTTTTATGAAAGCTCTGTATTTGAAAGTGTCTGTAAGATAAAGTGGTTCATCACGATTGAGTTTTATAATATTCTTGAAAGTTATAACATTTATATCATAAGTATTTTTAGCCTTTATCAAAGTCTGCTTTGCATTCGATAAAGCCACTTGCGAACGTAATAAATCAGATTTTGGAATGCTGCCGGCACTATACAATTCCTGTACGTTTTTTAAATGTTGTGTATAGTTATTTACAGATTCTTTATCTACATTTATATCTTGATCGGCTTCTAAAATATCATAATATGCTTTAATTGTATTATATGCTATGTTTTCTGCTGTACGCTGAGTATTTAGGCTGCTTTGTAATAAGGTTTGTTCTTGTATGTTGACATTAAGATTGTTTTTACCGGCCGAATAAAGTGGATAATTCAATGATAAGCTGTTAGTATTGTCACGTTCAAACTGCTTTTTTATGCCATCGGTGATTCCGTCAGATATAGAAAAATTGCTACCTAATGAGATGGTAAGTCTTTTTTTGGCTTTTGCCCCGGCAAGATTATATTTGGCAGTATCTTCTTTCTTTGCGGCAATTTGGATTTCCAGATTGTTTTGCAGAGCCATTTGGACAGATTCGTCTAGCGAAAGACGAGCGCAAAAACCTGATGATGTGGGAAATAATGATAAAATAAATGCGAGAGGGAATAGTTCTTTTAAGATTTTTTTATTCATAACCGTGCCTTTCTTGAGTAATATAAAACCTTTTATTTGCTTATAATAGTAAATTTTGCTTACAACATATTATTATATATTATTTTTAATAAAAATAATATGCTGTGGTTTACGCTGAGTATTTTTATTATTTAATATTTGAAGAAAGTTTGCACAAAAATCTTTTCATATTTGACATTAATATTTTTTTTATACTTGACGTATATAATATTGATAAACTAAAATAGATATATATTTATACATATAAAAGGGAGATTGGAAATTATAATGAAAGTTTTAGTTGCTGATGGCGTATCAAAAAAAGCTGTCGATATTTTAGACAAAGAGTTTGACGTGGTTGTCAAAGAAAAATTACCAGCAGAAGAATTACTCAGTATAATAGCAGAATTTGATGGGATAATCGTACGCAGTGCATCTAAAATAACAAAGAAAGTTATAGATAAGGCTGAAAAACTTAAAGTTATTGGCAGAGCAGGAGTTGGTACTGATAATATAGATATTTCCGCGGCAACTGATCGGGGAATTATTGTTTTAAATGCTCCAGAAGGGAATACAATTGCGGCTACTGAACATACAATGGCAATGATGCTTTCTATGAGCCGAATGATACCTATTGCTAATGAAACAGTGCAAAAGGGTGAATGGAATCGTAAAAAATATGTTGGTGTGGAATTACGGGGAAAAACACTGGGTGTTATAGGTTTGGGCCGTATCGGATCTGGCGTTGCTAAAAGAGCAATGTCTTTTGATATGAAAATAATAGCATATGATCCATACTTGAATGAAGATCGGGCGCATGCACTTGGTGTAACGATCGGTTCACTTGATGATGTAATAAAAAATGCAGATTTTATTACAGTACATATGCCCCTTACCCCCCAAACTAAAAATATGCTGAATAAAGATAATATATGCAAAATGAAAAAAGGGGTAAGACTTATAAACTGCGCTCGCGGTGGTATAATAAATGAACAGGATCTTGCCGATGCCGTAAAGGCAGGGCAGGTTGCTGGTGCAGCTATTGATGTATTTACAAGTGAACCTTTAGCAGCAGATAACCCGCTACGCAATATTCCTAACATAGTTTTGACGCCGCATCTTGGAGCATCTACAGTGGAAGCACAGATAGGTGTTGCCATTGATGCATCCCACGGAGTAGCTGCTGCATTAAAAGGGGAACCTGTTTCTACTGCTGTGAATATGGCGCCTGTATCTGCTGAAACAATGGGAAAAATTCGTCCATATCTTACTTTGGCAGAAAGATTAGGATGTACGGCACAGTCACTTTCAGATGGGCCAATACAAAGCTTGACGATTCGCTATAATGGTAATATTGCAGATATAGATACAAAAATGATTTCCATAGCAGTTATCAAGGGTATGCTTAATCCTATACTGCAGACAGCTGTTAATTATGTAAATGCCCCTTCAATAGCTAAACAGCGTAATATTAAAATAGAAGAAATAAAAAATAAGGATGTTAAAAATTTTGCCAATTTGATAACTGTTACAGTAAGAACACCAGAAGGAGAACAATCTGTACAGGGAACTCTTTTTGGTACAGATGGACGCATTGTTACAATAAATCAGCATCGTGTTGATGTTGATCCTCATGCCCGTATTCTTATTTGTCCTCATATCAATCGTCCGGGAATGATTGGTCAGGTCGGTTCAGTCTTGGGGAAATATAATGTAAATATTTCAGGAATGCAGGTAGGAAAAACGGCAATTGCAGGTACAAGTATGATGGTACTTACTATTGATAATGACATTACACAGAATATTATTGATGAAGTATTAAAAATAGATGGCATTTTTGATGCTAAACTGGTAAATTTTTATACTGTGTGAGATAAGATATATTTTATATAGAATATAGTAGCTGCTTTAGTTTCACTAGGAAAATTAAAGTCGGTGTGTAGAATGATCAAAATATGTGAAGTGGACGAAATCCTGCTTACCAATGTTTCGTGTTTAACTGTCCACGAATAGAAACTGGTGGGAGTTTATCTGTCATAAAATGAGAAAATAATTACTACTAATAATACCGCTGATCTTGTAATATTATACAGGAACAGCGGCATTTATACTATATTAATGATATCAATTTCTTCTGATATCAATTTTACATTTTCACCGAGTTTAAAGCAACGGTGAAGTGTTGATAATTTTAATTTAAGTGGAGAACGCCTCGGATGAGTCGGTTTATTGTCCTATTTTTTCTTGGAGCCTGTTTTAGGTGGCAGTCTTTTTGCTGCAATCCACATATATAAGGCTCGCCTAAGGGGTACCCTAAAATTTGAACAACTTTAGTTACTGATTTATTTTGACTATATAGATTGAGGGCTCTGTTTTTCTGTCCTAATACATTTTTTATGCTTCCACGGAAAATGAATAGAACTCGGTCTCATAACCAAACATTTCGCATCTAATAAAAAGCCGTCCAAATGGACGGCTTTTTGTGCTTGCTAAGAAATAGAGAATGTTGTGCCAACACTGGAAGAAAAAATAAACGTATTCAAGAGGCAATCTAGCAGCTTGAAAATCCGAATAAAATTCTATTGAATCGAAAAGCATGGAGGAACACAGAATGTGAGCACACCGTCTTATTGAGCACGGAGGCATTCTGGAAAGTGTTTTTTGAATTCATATTTATGCCAAGTGAGCGCGTTAAAAGGTATGTGCGCTTCTTTCGGCAGCTCTATATTCAAAGCAACAACATGGGGCATCTGGATAGCGCACTTATACACCCTTACGGGTGCCGTGCGCTATGCGAGGCCGTTGCGCCCTCCAAACCTCTTGCGTGCCTCACGGCAAGGCTCATCCTTGACGGACGTTCCTTTCCCTGAGGCGTAAACCGCCGCCACCCAGAGAAAGGTAAGCATGGCAACCTGCCATAGAGAGACCCGTGGCCGTAAATGGAATTTTCATCTTGCACGGAACCGCGCCGTACGGCATCCGCGAGGATGCACAGCCGCCCCGGAAAGGGACGTTCGCAAAATGGACGTGAGGTCCGTTTTTGCCCAGGGGATTGGGGGCAGGTGCCCTCAATAAGAGTCATTCGGGTACCTGAATGAATTGCTTGTCCGTTTTGTGCGAATGCGGTATTGTGATCGTAAATACTATATTGCAACTTGATAAAATACCTTCAATTGTAAATGTAGTTCTAGGAAAAAACATATTTCAGTTGCTGAGCATAACGGAATAAATATTCCTGTAGAAATGACAACCTGCAAGCTATTATAGCACATACAAATTACAGCGCGTATTGTTTTCCCCATTTCCCCAACTCAAAGAAAACTGGCAAAAGGGCATTGCCGGTTTCTGTCAGAGAATATTCAACATGTGGTGGAATTTCATTATATTGTATACGTGAAACAATTCCCTTTTGCTCCAATTCTCTTAGGGTCGAAGTTAACATGGTATTTGTAATTGTTGGAATCGACTTTTTTAATTTACCAAATCGCATGTGGTTATTTTTTAGCAGGTAAAAAATAATACGAGAAGTCCATTTACCTTGCAAAATTTCTAATGACTGCAATACAGGACATTTGGGGTCGCCTTGATAGTGTTTCAGGCTGTTTATAAAATTTTGGTATTCAGACATATTTCAAAAGCACTCCTTTCGGTATGAATTTCCGTACATAGTTAGAATATTTTACGTACTTGACTCTGATTTTATATATAGTATAATCAATATACTATATATAATCAATAGTAAATTGAAAATGGAGGTACATTTATGCTTGTTGAAAAAAGATTGCTTTGGGAAAACAATGACAAAATAAATTATGTGGCTTATCTGATGGACAACTCCCCCGATATTGAAAACGAAAGAAAGCATCCCGCAATCATCATTTGTGGTGGAGGAGGATTTGTACGAATAACAGACAAAGAAAAGGAACCCGTTGCACTATTCTTTTTGAATCATGGATTTCAGGCTTTTGTCTTAAACTACACCACAAAAAAAATTGGAGACAGCACTTACCCTAACCCGGAATATGATTTAGCAAAAATGATAGTTACTGTTCGGGAACATGCTGTTGAATGGAACATTGATATCAGCAAAATAGCTATTGCAGGCTTTTCGGCAGGAGGTTCGATTTGTGCTTCTTTGGCAACTCAATGGAACGAAAAATTTTTATATAAAAAGTTGGAGGTGTCTTCGGAAATGTTAAAGCCTAATGCGGCAATATTAGCATATCCATTACTTGATTTCGAATATCAAAAGAAAAAGATTGTAGAAGATGAAAATTGCAATAGTTTTCTTGAATTTGCAAAAATGAAAAAAGGCGATTTTCTAAGCATGGCTATGGACGCAGCTATTGGAGTACAGGCAACAGAAAAACAGTTAAAAGAAGGCAGTCCTATTAATCATATTACCCCCAATATGCCGCCAGTTTTTATATGGGGTACTGCTAATGACGGTATGGTTTACGTAGGTCAAATATTGAAATTTGCGGAAAAATTGAGCGGCAATAATATTCCATATGAATTGCATGTCTTTGAAAGTGGGTATCATGGGTTATCATTAGCAAATCACAATACAACTAATAGTCATGAAAAAATAAATACAGATGTTTCAGTTTGGACAACCTTAGCTGTGAATTTTTTAAATAGACATTTTTTATTGTAACTGTCAGTATAATTTTAATAACGCTATCGGCTGATGGAGGAGCCGCCATTTCACCGTGACGGCTTGGCATATGCGAACAGGAGGCAACATGGAGCATACCAGCAACCCCGCAGTCAGCACTGCCCGCCGAACGATTGGCGGGACTACATACATCGTCAACGCTTATTTCAAGCAGGATACCGCCGAAACGGTGGTATCCACCCATGGCGCGGGTGATCGACCTTGCTTTGCAGGCGGCCCTGGGCCTCTTTTGGCCCAATTTTTTCGCCCGACCCGTTCACAGCGCCGCCCATCCGCAGTATAATGAAGCCACACAAACTTCCTTTATGGATAGACTGACGGAAAAGAGGTAACGATGCAAAAGGCAGTTCAAAACAAGAACGCGCTGTATTGCCGCCTTTCGGTGGACGATAACTGCAACGGTGAAAGCGACAGCATCCAGAACCAGCGCCTGATCCTGCAAAAGTACGCCAAAGACCACGGTTTTCTTGATACCGTGGTGTTCACGGACGATGGCGTCAGCGGCACAACATTCCAGCGCAAGGGCTTCCAGCAAATGATCGACGGCATACAGGCGGGGAAAATTAATACGGTGATCGTCAAGGATTTGTGAAAATGAGGGGATAAATCCAATTGATTTATCAATTATGCTGAAGGTAGATAAATCAACAACAGCAAAAGCAATTCAAAAGATGGAAGATAAGGGACTGATCGAGAGGAAGCGGGATAATATCGATAAGAGAATGTGGCGGTTATATCCTAAGCCAGAAGTATTGGATTTATATTCATTAATCATTGGGGAAGAAAATGAAAATATATTATTATATTGTACCAACTTTTAACTTTTTGTGGCGAGAATTTCCCAACTTCTAAAATAGTGGGATGAATCGCCAGGGTTTTAGTATTGCAAGTATAATTTTTTCATGCTATGATATTATCAGTCGAAATGATTGGATAATTTTTATAATGAGAGAATTACAGCATAATTAGCATTCAGTTTTTCTGATGTATTACCATCTCGTTTTGGTTGTAAAATATCGTCGCAAGGTAATTAATAATGATATTTCTGAGAGACTTAGAGGAATAAAGGAAGAGATTGTATATGATAATGATGAGGAGAAATGTAATTATTAGTTTAAAAGATATAAGTGTCTTTTTAAGTCTAGTTCTGCGGCATAAACCGCAGGCTGCCGGAATTACAGTGGACGAACACGGTTGGGCCGATGTAGCGGAATTGATCAATGGTGTAAATAACACCGGCAAATACCATTTAGATGAAAATATCCTGCAAAAAATCGTGCAGACCGACAGCAAGCAGCGCTATAGCTACAGCAGCGACAAAAGAAAGATTCGAGCAAATCAAGGCCATTCTATTCTTATAGATGTAGAACTGAAACCTAGAGTCCCACCTTCTGTACTATATCATGGGACCGGAGAAAAATATGCAGCAGCGATTGACCAGCAGGGATTGCTGCCCAAGAGTCGGCTATATGTGCATCTATCACTGGATACAAAAACGGCAAATGTTGTTGGTGCAAGACACGGCAGTCCTGTCATCTACATGATTGACACGAAACGTATGCTGCAGGATGGTTTTGTGTTTTTTGAATCAGCAAATCATGTATGGCTTATCAAATCAGTGCCAACACGCTATTTACAGAAATTGAATAATGATTCGTCAACGTCTATCTAATATTGATAGGCGTTTTTATAATAAAGATATTGTTGACTATCAAAAATCAATAAATGTTGCGATAGATGATTTTATGAACAGCAATATTCAGATACCAAATACTAGTTTAGCAAGAAAAGATATCTATCGTCGTTTACTTTTTGCGCAAAAAAACTTATTAGGCAATTTAAAAAACTACGTGTATTATAGAGTAAAGTTTATTGAAACACAAAATATTGACTATCAAGGCGATTCAATATTTTATTTTGAACAAGCAAAAGCAAATGCTAATACTGCATCTTCCTGTATTGATGAATTTAAAGATTAGGAGGGAACAAATACATGAAATGTCCGCGTTGTGGAAAAGAAGTAACAGGTTCTATGTATTGCTTGAATTGCGGTTTACGAATTAGAAGTTATGATGAAGCCGTTAAACTAGAAAGACAAATTCAGTATGAAAGAGATAACAAATCTAGTATAAGTAGACCTAGTTTAAATAAATCTCATCTCGACAAATTTAGTTTAAGTAAACATCGCCCTATAATCGCTATTTTAATAGCATCTGCAATTATTATTGTTATGCTTATTCCGTATATATTTAAAAGTACGCCTCAGCCATCTGCAATTCCTACAGCTGCTCAGCAGGAAAATATTCAGAAGCAGCAAGAAATAAAACAGCAGCAAAATGAACAGGCTAAAGCTGAAGCTGCTATTTATAAAAATAAACTTATTTCTTCTATTGATGCTGTTAATAATTTATTTGTTAACGGAAATTATTACTCTCCTGTTTATGCCGGAATAAGTTTTAAAAATGGCACTTTAATATTAAAAGTTAATAATCGTTGGGATTATTTGCCTGCTAATGCTAAAAAAGGTTTTGTTAAAGCTGCTTTTGTGTCTTTCTTCACTGCTGCTAAATCTCGTAAATTAGATATTGACTCCTCCACATTTCATTTATCTGTTGTCAGTACATTGTCTGGTGACGAAGTTGCAAGCTGGGGGCCTATTATGGGAACCAGTATAGAATAAAAAATCCGCCCGGTGTTGCATCGCCGGACGGCGTGGGACGTGATAAACATAATGTGTACGATGTTATTACATCACAGCCCTTTTAAAATTTAAATTGAAAGGACTGTATTTTTTTATGCAAAAAGCAGTTATTTATGCCAGATACAGCAGCGAAAGACAAAACGAGCAATCTATTGAGGGACAGCTACATGAGTGTCAGGAATTTGCTAAATCTCGCGATATTATGATCATCAGGAATTAGATTGTGTAATTGTCTATAAGACAGATCGTTTTGCCCGTAATCGTTATGACAGTGCCGTTTATAAGGCACGTTTGAAAAAATGGTATAAAAATATTTTATGCTAAGGAAAATATACCTGACGGACCAGAAGGGATTATTTTAGAATCTATGCTTGAAGGCTTTGCAGAGTATTATTCTGCCGAATTATCACAGAAAGTGAAGCGTGGCATAAAAGAAAATGTCCGCAAAGGTTTATCTTTCGGTGGCACTTGCCCTTATGG is a window encoding:
- a CDS encoding peptidase U32 family protein; this translates as MLLNKKSIELLAPVGKWDTLQAAVNAGADAVYLGGKAFNMRMFRNDFNFDNNTLKKAVKYVHSHDVKVYLTLNNLISEEEIPALTEYLKLLNDDIRPDALIVQDFAVIELIRELGLDLNLHSSIMMNTHNSLMIDKFKQYGISRVVASREMSLNEIRLLKEKSAIELEYFIHGDMCIAEGGQCFHSGVVFGNSSNRGRCMKPCRWQYKFAEEKDIDNNDKMVAKKFSYKLALKDMCMYRALPQLIQSGVYSFKIEGRMRDAEFISQIVGIYRRAIDKYIHDPAGYSINQNDWHNLEIKKVRGYSTCFALGKPTYADIGLSGKHEPRFFSNAIKESAFTTKAVFPQTVNNNIPLLAVRCATLDHVKEACAGKADIIYAGGDVYRPLTPWTIEDIKKARELTQKANCQLVISTPRITKTRELKEMEQLFASLTDINPDGILVHNMGTLALAQTTNLPVRCGVSFSIFNSKAASLLQKEGAVMGTASLELSYAQVNSLLENSPLPIEIIVHGAIEAMICDFDFIAEETGKNQLTAPEAFNKHYAFIDTASEIHSIRRTQYDRNYILFAHDLCLLPYIDKLNNAASFCIEAQDYTPEYTGRLVHIYRRAIDNLTKYNKKDLLKEIEINAPRKIGNGVYRYDSTK
- a CDS encoding ABC transporter permease: MFKESVIIALKSLTVNKLRSILTMLGIIIGVSAVITMVSIGMGIKKQIQDSIASLGSNMLIVTAGAPRVNGVRQAAGSGENLKLDDASAIKKRIKNIDFLTPMVQRSYQIINGRQNWNTVVYGITPAYMSIRSLTVKSGSFITKNDLNTRSRIAVIGTTVATNLFGSDNPVGKNIRINNDPYKVIGVLESKGQSTIGQDQDDCVLIPVTTAMERLMAVTSIRIIDIQVSSADKIDMVQQQIETLLRQRHHIKNPVNDDFQVRNLTSIMETMNNTTTMITLLLGSIAAISLLVGGIGIMNIMIVSVTERTREIGIRKALGATFNDIMLQFLIESIIVSVIGGLIGIVLGCGTAAAISKFGGFATVITVGPILLSFFFSVGIGLFFGIYPARKAAKLNPIDALRYE
- a CDS encoding efflux RND transporter periplasmic adaptor subunit — encoded protein: MKKYLTKKTVAACILLLIILCFGSYKYWQIHHAAQKPKTSGELYTVKKMNLQSTVSATGTIKPLESVEISSKITARIKNVLVKENDNVKKGQTVAVLDGKDLENELIKAQETVNNTLSKYNRTKYLYSIGAKSKEDLEDAQYKYATAKSDMEVTKSDLDETVITTPINGVVVGEPKTPGTMAVQGTSNPTIIMRIADLSKKQILAKVDETDIGKIQLGQSAVFTVDAYTDKKFTGRVAKISQTDTNNTWDTSSSSSSSSSSSVIYYYVTLAVNDPQGLLKPSMTARVEITTANKNNVLAIPLSALKTDSKGSYVILVNKNGTTQNKYIQTGIYSDDYVEITSGLIAGDKISLQYTAKKAVTNTSSHHNGPF
- a CDS encoding TolC family protein; the encoded protein is MNKKILKELFPLAFILSLFPTSSGFCARLSLDESVQMALQNNLEIQIAAKKEDTAKYNLAGAKAKKRLTISLGSNFSISDGITDGIKKQFERDNTNSLSLNYPLYSAGKNNLNVNIQEQTLLQSSLNTQRTAENIAYNTIKAYYDILEADQDINVDKESVNNYTQHLKNVQELYSAGSIPKSDLLRSQVALSNAKQTLIKAKNTYDINVITFKNIIKLNRDEPLYLTDTFKYRAFIKPLSYCLLYAAKHRKDLEQAKIDCNIAQKNIELAKTDYKPTVNASISTDWTNQPTPTERDHDYTVGIAASWDVFDNGLTKSSINSAQSVLEQKQLALQEKADDIDLEVRQAYLNMNEAKKRFNSTQTAIDQAEEDLFIAQEKYRVGAGIILDIIDAQLALSTARLNQISAQYDYARDKAQLKNAMGISVEDNE